A region from the Lycium barbarum isolate Lr01 chromosome 8, ASM1917538v2, whole genome shotgun sequence genome encodes:
- the LOC132605172 gene encoding annexin-like protein RJ4, whose amino-acid sequence MASLICPQEFSPINDAEAIRKACKGFGTDEKALISILGHRNASQRKMIRKTYEEMYNEDLVKRLESELSGHFEKAMYRWMLDPEERDAVILHVAIKEKPIPDYASIVELSCIYSPQDLLVVKRAYQARYKRSVEEDLAQHFTGELRKLLVSVVGIYRYDGDEIDARLAKIEADIICNAIKNKEFNHEEIVRIITTRSKTQVRATLNRYKDDHGSSLTKHLRDDGEKAANAFLGVLRTTIRCIANDPQTYYEKVIRRALMKSGTDEDSATKVIVSRAEKDLEVIKELYYKRNSMSLDHVVSKHTSGDYRAFLLTLLGNQN is encoded by the exons ATGGCTTCCCTCATTTGCCCTCAAGAATTTTCTCCTATTAATGATGCAGAGGCTATTAGAAAGGCTTGTAAAG GCTTTGGAACTGATGAGAAAGCCCTAATATCGATACTTGGGCATAGAAATGCATCACAGAGGAAGATGATAAGGAAAACTTATGAGGAAATGTACAATGAAGATCTTGTGAAGCGCCTTGAATCTGAGTTGTCGGGACACTTTGAG AAAGCGATGTACAGATGGATGCTAGATCCAGAAGAGAGGGATGCAGTTATACTGCATGTTGCAATAAAAGAGAAACCAATCCCAGATTACGCTTCCATCGTTGAGTTGTCATGCATCTATTCTCCTCAGGACTTGTTGGTTGTCAAGCGTGCCTATCAAGCTCGCTACAAGCGCTCTGTGGAGGAGGACTTGGCTCAACATTTTACTGGTGAACTTCGAAAG CTTTTGGTTTCCGTAGTGGGCATATACAGGTATGATGGTGATGAGATAGATGCAAGGCTAGCCAAAATTGAGGCTGACATTATTTGCAATGCAATAAAAAACAAGGAATTTAATCATGAAGAAATTGTTAGAATAATTACTACAAGGAGTAAGACTCAAGTCAGAGCAACTCTAAACCGCTACAAGGATGATCATGGCTCTTCACTCACCAAG CACTTGAGGGACGACGGTGAGAAGGCAGCTAATGCTTTCTTAGGAGTGTTGCGAACGACAATCCGATGCATTGCTAATGACCCTCAGACATACTATGAAAAG GTAATTCGCCGTGCCCTAATGAAGTCAGGGACAGATGAGGACTCGGCGACAAAGGTAATAGTGAGCAGGGCAGAGAAGGATTTGGAAGTGATCAAAGAGCTTTACTACAAGAGGAACAGTATGAGTCTTGATCATGTTGTCTCCAAGCACACTTCTGGGGATTACAGGGCTTTCCTTCTCACTCTCTTGGGAAACCAAAACTAA